The Silene latifolia isolate original U9 population chromosome Y, ASM4854445v1, whole genome shotgun sequence sequence TGAGGTATGTACTCCTTTGCAAgacaagtgggggcttgcggaaaaatgCAATGCATCCAACATGTAAGCACGAAAGCAagtaatagaatgcatctaacaaaaatggtccactttcctcatctaagtggccgagtTTTCATCACAAAAACATGGTATTGGTCGGGAAATATCGTCTCAGAATTCCAACGGAGGTGCCAATCCCCTAAGGGTGGCCCAAGCAACCCCTATGTGACTACCAAagctcaagaaacaaattcaagagtGAGGAAAGGGGAAATAGAGCTAGTCCTCAAAGGTTTACAAGACCGACACAACATTCAACCGAAGACCCATGACTAAAAGGACCCAagtcaacgacatcctcacggttttcactcgtcattCATTTTAAGAACGGGTGTTTTTGTGTACGAAAAGTAGCCAAAACACTCTCCTACTACGACTCGTGAGAACCTGTCCGCAACTAATGTATAAGACAATCCTATGACCAAGTGAGATGCAAAAAAAAGTAATGCACATAatatgaaacaagggttgtaatggGGCTAGGGAGTAGGACGAAACGGGATTGTTGCAAGCAacatttggatatgtgaggttcaAATAAAGAATAGTCAACACATCACTCTTCCcacttcttattgcaacacatgagacacgtctatgccgtAACATATAATTGattaccaaaactatgcaaaaattgcataaacccaactcaaattggaaaaacttgaaaatactcccattatttcaacaaatgagtaacgtctacaccctaacaagagtTCGTTttcccaaaatcaagcaaaaatagTGTAAACtcgactcactttggaaaaacatcaaatgccCATTATTTTAGCAatggctttttctaccccttaaatgatgagtaggggtgttgcttgctctttctctatttctaaaACAAGTATTTACAATCACAACTTCtctttttttgcatttttcaaaacttttctaattttctattttgttttccatttccatttcaaaacctcttatttatttGCAATTTGCCAAATAGAAACCAAACTCCCGACCCAAGTGAATGCACATGTCATCCACTAACATAGGACCCAACACATCTCCTAGCTCACTACTACAAGTACAACTCATTCTTGATTAAGAAAGGTCATTATGGGATGTAACTTGTATTGTGGTTATTCCAAATGAAATAGTCTAAGGCTCAAAGGTGGTGCATCAAAAAGGGAACTAATGTAAGGGTCAAAACAAGGCTTGATTAGGCAATGTGAGGTTCAAATATGTTCAAACAAGTTTGTTTCATAAAATGTGCATAAAAAGGAAAGCAACTCATGGTCCAAGGacggaatgacacacttatgcgtctagacaaaacacgtctcgcgaggagacctactcacaatcctaagcgGAGGTTGGGTATGAATGCACCGACCGGAGaaggctctaatcctcacataTGTGTAGCTAGGTTGAGACCTAAGTCTAGCCTACGGCCataggtctcacaaggtggtctaTACTCATTGGACAAACTCCTTTTTCCCATGAATAACTGAGTGGTCACGGGTGCTAGCCACGGGGAGGGGGAAGGCACATTTGGAACATGTTCATCCTTGGGGTATTTACTTCCCTCCCTTGACCATATTTCAAGCAAAacatttatataaaaacttatgcAAGACTCTATGTAAAAACAACAAATATATACATTTGACAAATGCATACGAAATTTAAACAACCAAGAATTTAAACGTGCAATAAATTTgactaatcctagcaacacatcaacaccaactatccaaagttccccaaaggaacatccaaggcacaaaaatccGATCCTCCTCCATATTATATAACAATGAAAAAAGAGAAAGAATGAAAAAGGAGAAAGAAATAAGAACgtctataccaagcggtcttctagtcttATTTTTGCCTTGGATAGTCAATGTACCTATTCCACTTTGTTagccaaacatatatatacaatgcaatatatatttctttgatttttgaaggtttttctatttttttgaaatttttgaaattttatcaatCTTACAAATTTatttacaaatatatacaaagtagatatttccctccccacacttaagatTTACATCGTCCTTGATGGAACGAAATGTAGGGAGGAAGTAGGAAAAttgaaagacatatttttgtattttcgatttttttttaaatgaaaacgTGTTTTTGTAGTGTTTGATATTTTTGAAGTTGGAtaacttgtttttgtttttttttttgggcctcctccccacacttattataTACAATATCCGGTGACGGAGTAAGAGTAGATAAGAGgcaaatatgaaataaaagaacgtatttttgggttttttgattttttttgaaaataaaagacatgtttttgtatttttaaatttaTAGGATCTCCTCCCCACGCTTATTTATATACATAGTGTATGGAGGAGATTCggaaattaaaatgcatgtttttgcgatgttttcaattttaaattttttttgtattttaaaaTTGGGGATGCAATGCATGTTTTAACTAAATGCATAAATTGAAATACGATTCAAGCTAGCCTATatgaatgcaatcctatatgtgaCAATTTTTACataattgaaatctaatgcaagtcTAAAAGAATGCAACTAAATGATTAGTTATCCTACATATTGTACAACtaactaaatgcatacaaaaAGGGAAATATGAATGAGAAGTTTGGATTTTGGGAGATCATACTTGGCATTTGGATTGAGAGGGAGAGAGGAGGGCCATCATTACTTGGCCTCCTCAATTTCGGTGTCATCAccgtcatcattgtcatcatcttcatcattccCGGTCCCAAACTCGGATGCACAGATGAAGTCATCCGCGTTCATGGGCATGTCCGAGACGAATGTCCCCGCTTCCCTGGTCATATCGATGAACACCTCCTTGCTCCTTCCCGAGCCACTAGCACCTCCTCCCTCACCCAAAATGGAAGGGGCGCCCCCAAAACATCGAGTGTCGTGCCCCTCCCCGTGAGTGGAAGGCGGGGTGGGGAAGACGGGGGCACTATAGTAGTCGGGGCGCATGTTGATATCGCCGTAGAGATATGTCCCGTCCTTCGGATGGCCACCATCCGGAGCAAGATAGTAGGAGGGGTGAAGGCCGCAGGGGTGCTCGTATCCCCGCCGTTGGTAATCATCGTAAACCAGGAACTAGCCGACCGAGTGGTCAAAGTAGATACGGTCCATGCGTTGTTGTAGACCGAGCCGCTCACTAGCGGCGGTTGCCATTCCCAATTTCATCTCCTCCATGAAAGAGATTAAGTCGGTGTGGAGCGGGATTTGTTATTGCGGTTGTTGCCTTGAAGACCCTTCACCATGTTGGAAGGGACCGGGAAAGAAAGGGGAGGTAGGCATTGTATACCACAAAGTGGGTTGTGCGGTCACCGAGCACTCACGCGCATAGACAAGATTGGGATTTTGTTGTTGGGCGGTAGCGGTGTCTTCATCCGCCTCAATTTCAAGCAAGTAGTGCGGTGAATTTGTCACCACTTTCATTCTCTCGGGATTGGGGAGTGGAATTGAATTTCTATCCACCCCGTTCACTCGGATTTGCCAATAGTTTTGCTTGTCACGGGGGTTCTTCTTGATCCAATTAAGGGTATATTGGATGTAGTCCTTGGTTAGCATTGTTTTCCCCATTATAAACCGCATCCCATTCAAGTTGAGCTTCCGGATGAGGCGCTTGGCAAGGTGGGTGATGAGTCCACCCACCACAATTGGGTTTGATTGGCCCGGAGAATTAGTTAAGCGGTGAAGATGGAGGGCCATATGGTGCGCAATGTCGATTTTGAAGGTGGTGGGGGTGGAACAAAGGTAAGAGCCAAGAATTTCCAACTCCGTTCGGATGTTGTGATTCTCATCACGGCCAAAAACAGTCCACCCCATGTACCGGTGCCAAATTCTAATTGCGGCATTGTGACAATTATTTGCCGCTCTCTTGAACTGAGGGTTGTCATCAAGGCCGGTAAGGGCCTTCCAAACAACACCATGGTCAAATTTTTTGGGGGTTTATGAGGAGGGCTCGGGTCTAGCCCAAAATGCGAAGCAAAGGTCGGTAATGTCAAAGAGTAATCCTTGTTCATCAGACGAAAATGCAAGAATGCGACCTTTTGATTTTGGCGGTGTTTATCAATCCTTAAGGAGCTCAAAAATTCCCAAGTAAGACGGGAATAGGTTTTCTCATGTATGTCATACATGAATTTCATACCAACCCCCTCAAATAAATCATGGGTGACACGGTCTAACCCTAATTCTCTCATCCATTGGCGATCAATAAATCGATTCGGGGTGAGGGGACATTGTTTGAATAATAAAAACTTACCTTTCAAAGTAACGGAGCTAAATTTGAGGTTCGGGAATGCCGGATCGGGGCTCATATCGGTAGTCGCGACCGCCACGAGTTCCGCTTGTTATAGTGCCAAATCCCCCTTTCGGACTCTCTTTTTTGGTGCCATGGGTGTATTTGTGAGAGGATTAGTGAAGGGGAGGGAGTTGGTGGTTGATTGTTGGTGTTTGTTGGTGGATTGGAGGTGATTGGGGGTGTTTTGGAGGAGAAAGGGGAAAGTTAGAGGGAGGAAGTGTTGTGGGAAATTATGAGGAGTGATATTGATTTTTGCGTTTTTTAGCCCGTCAGAATACTCCCAGCCGGTCGAGGGACCGGCCGCCGGTGCCCCGGCTAAGAGTACAGGCATATTTCGGATTTTTCCAAAAACTATCAGGGAACTCGGAGCCGGTCCAGGGACCGGCCGCCGGTGCCCCGGCTGGGAGAACATAAAAAAGCTCATTTCTTCACATATGTAGTCCCAGCCGGCAGGGAGCTACACTTCCTCCTTTTCGTCTTTTTCACCAGTTTTCCAAGTAtttgcactcccagccggtggaccgacTGCCGGCCTACCGGGTGGCAGACACCTCTCCTTAATTCTCAGATTTTTTCTTCAAAGTTACAGGGACTTCCCATCCGGTCTagggaccggctgccggcctaccggccgGGAGTACACTTCCGCGTGTTTTCTCCAATATGCCCCTACTTTCATATCACTTCTTCAATTGGCCTCGAATTACGTGTTTTCGTCTTTCTAAGCCGACTCATTAAGTCGGGAAGTGTCCAATTGAAGGTTATGCGCTTGTTCTTCATCAAATCCCGATTTTCTTCAAAATGACACCCTGTCATCAATTAAATAGCCAAGTACAAATGATCCAAAATTCTCATTACCTATCTATATGCATGCTAtgtacaaatggtggttcttgtggGACTCCACCAAACCATTTCTTGTTCAAGTTGAAATTACTCATCCCCCAAGGATGGGGGGTCTTCCAAGTCAAGTTCACCTCGGGTCTCAATGGATTGACCCTCATTAAAGAATTTCACCCTTTATCCATTCACTTTGAAGCACTCACCTTTGTTATTCTTCAATTCAAAGGAGCCATAGGGAAACACGACCACCACCTCAAAGGGTCCCGACCATCGGGACCTCAACTTTCCGGGAAACAATTGGAACCGGGAGTTGAAGAGTAGGACCTTGTCTCCTACACCGATTTCTTTCCTTGTAATCTTGGAATTGTGCCATTGCTTAGTCTGCTCCTTGTAGagtttggcattctcataagcatCCATCCTCAACTCATCAAGCTCATTAAGTTGGAGGAACCGCTTGTTGGCCGCGGCATCTAAATCATAGTTGAGCTCCTTAAGAGCCCATCTTGCCCGATGTTCCAACTCAAGAGGTAGATGACAAGACTTGCCAAAGACCAAACGATAGGGAGTGGTGCCTATTGGGGTCTTGTAAGCGGTCCTTAGAGCCCATACACATCATTGATTTTGGTGCTCCAGTCTTTTCTAGACTTGTTCACAACCCGCTCTAAAATAGCCTTGATTTGCCGATTTGATTCCTCCACTTGCCCATTGGTTTGGGGGTGGTAGGCAAGAGCTACTTTGTGTCGGACGCCGTATTTCTTGAGTTGAGCATAGATGGTGAGGTTAATGAAGTGTGACCCACCATCACTTATGACGGCCCGAGTTGCTCCAAAGTGGGGAAATATGTACTCCTTGAATAGTTTGGTCACCACTCGTGAATCATTAGTAGGGGCGGCTATTACTTCTATCCACTTAGACACGTAGTCCACCGCAACCAAAATGTATTGGTTTCCAAATGATGACGGAAACTGTCCCATGAAGTCCATACCCCATATATCAAAGAGTTCCAATTCCAAGATATTGTTCAAAGGCATCTCATCACGTCTTCCAATGTTACCTCTTCTTTGGCAAGAGTTACATGAATGAACCATGGCATAAGCATCCTTAAATAGGGAGGGCTAATAGAATCCACAATGAAGGACCCGAGCTTGGGTCCTAGAGGTGGAAAAATGCCCTCCATATGTTGTAGCATGGCAAGCTTGAAGGATTGCTTGACCTTCCTCATGAGTAACACATCTTCTATAGATTCCATCATTGCATCTCCTATATAGGAAAGGATCTTCGCACACATATCTCCTAGACTCATATCTCAATTTCTTCCTAGATTTGTTGTCAATTTCCTCCGGGATAAAGTTAGAGCTCAAGTAATTAGCAATATCCGCATACCAAGGGTCGGAGTGCGTGATAGCTAAGATAGAGTCGTCGAGCAACCACTCATAAATGGGAATACCATCATCAACATCCCTTCGGGCTTCTCTAGTCAACCTTGATAGGTGATCCGCAACAAGGTTCTCGGATCCCGGTTTATCTTTGATTGTGACATCGAACTCTTGCAAGAACAATACCCAACGGATCAATCTCGGTTTAGCATCCTTCTTGACCAAAAGTTGCTTGATGGCTGTGTGATCCATATAGACGATGACTTTGGAACATAAGAGGTAAGGCCGGAATTTCTCAAAAGCATACACCACCGCCAACATTTCTTTCTCTGTGGTGGTGTAATTGCATTGAGCATTTTCTAAGGTCTTGCTTATGTATGCTATCACATGGAGCTTCTTGTCTTGCCTTTGACCCAAGACCGCCCCCAATGCaaagtcacttgcatcacacatcaaTTCGAAGGGGATGTCCCAATTGGGTGATTGTATTATTAGAGCCGATATAAAGGCTTGCTTGAGCCTAAAAAAACATTCAACACAAGATTGATAAAATATGAAGGGAGTGTCCTTAGCCAAAAGTGAGGTGAGGGGTTTAACGATTTTTGCGAAATCTTTGATAAACCTTCGGTAAAACCCCGAATGGCCTTAAAAACTCCTCACACCCTTGACATTTGTGGGTGAGGGAAGTTTCTCAATCACCTCAACCTTTGCTTTGTCCACTTGGATCCCCTACTTAGAAATAACATGCCCTAGAACTACTTCCTTTTGCACCTTGAAATGGTACTTCTCCCAATTCAATTTTAAATTATATCGGATGCATGTTTGGAGCACGAGGGAGAGATTCTTTAGGCAATCATCAAATAAGGTGCCGtggacactaaaatcatccatgaaCACCTCCATAGACTTCTCAATATACTCAGAAAGGATAGACATCATGGCCCGTTAAAATGTTCCGGGAGCATTGCAAAGGCCAAATGGCATTCTTCGATATGCGAAGACGTCGTAAGGACAAGTAAAGGTAGTCTTTGCTTGAtcatccgggtgaatgggtatttggTAAAACCCGGAGTACCCGTTAAGAAAGCAAAAATACTCGTGGTTTGCAAGTCTCTCGAGCATTTAGTCAATGAagggtaaggggaagtgatctttcatTGAGGCGGAATTAAGCTtcctatagtcaatacacattctCCATCCCGTGACCGGTCGGGTGGAGATGAGTTCACCATCCTCATTCTCAACCACGGTCATACCGCCCTTTTTGGGGACGATTTGAACCGGGCTAGCCCAATCGCTCCCCGAGATGGAGTAGATAATTCCGGCCTCAAGCAACTTATCGACTTCCTTTCTTACCACCTCCTTCAATTTCTCATTTAACCTTCTCATAGCTTGGGCGGAAGGAGTGAATCCATCCTCAAGTGTGATGCGGTGCATGCATACTCGGGGATCGATTCCCGTGAGGTCATCAAGGCTATACCCAATGGCTTTCTTTTTTTCCTTAAGAACTTTTAAGAGTTTTTCTTTTTGGGAAGCCATTAGGTCCGCATTGATGATCAACAGGGAAGGAGTGTGCCACATCGAGATAGGCATACGCAAGGGAGGGGGGTAAAGGTTTAAGATCTACCTTTGGAGGGTTCTTACCCTCAACTTCATCCAAGATAGGTGGTAGAGCTTCATAATCTTCCTCCAAATGCTCCCCCGAGCATTTGTCCTTAGCTTCTTCAATAGCAGCTTCTTCTAACATGTCGATGGAGTAAACACTTTCAAACATAGGTTGTGACATGGCTCCGGTCAAAGAAAATTCAACTACATCCCTCCCACCTTGAAGGTGAGTTTCCCCTCCTTAACACTAATATTAACATCTCCGGTTGCTAGGAagggtcttcctagtataatagGCGTTTGTTGATCCTCCGGGATGTCAAGCACTACGAGATCCACCAGGATGTAGAAATTGCCAACTTTAATCGGCACGTCCTCAATCACACCCATCGGTCTTTGCACCGATCTATCAGCTAGTTGTAGTGTCATGGAGGTAGGGATCATGTCATGTAACCCGACTTTCCTCGCAATGGGAAGAGGTAGTATGCTGACACTAGCACCAATATCACAAAGTGCCCTCTTAATGCTCATGTTACCCACCGTGAAAGGGATGGAAAAACTACATGGATCTTGTAGTTTCTTCGGCATGGGATTGAGTAAGATCGCACTACATTCCCCTCTAAGAGAAACTAGACCATCTCCTCCAATGCTTCTCTTCTTGGTCAACACATCCTTCAAGAATTTTGTGTAGAGCGGCATTTGTGTCACTACGTTGGTGAAAGGTAATGAAACTTCGAGCTTTTTCAACATATCCAAGAATTTGGAGAACTTCCTCTCCTCATTCATGACTCTACTTCTATTAGGAAATGGAATTGGAGGGTTATTGGCCTTTTCGGGAGTTGAGGCTTGCTTTGTGTTAGCTACTTCATTTGcttcttttcctttcccttggtCTCTTTCAACCACTCTTTCTTGGTTTCTTTCATCCACTATTTCCTCCAAAACAAAGttctcatcatcttcaatatagTCACTCACCTTCCCCTTCTTAGTGTTGTCCATTCTACTTGTTGGTGAGGGAGGTGGACTCTCCTCACCATCTATCATcacatctctctttctctttgGTTCATAGTCCTTGTAAGGGTACTCCAAGTCTTTTACACTCCTCAAGGTCACCACGTGAgcttgttggtgtggtggtggtccaTCCCTAGGATGAGAACCTTGAGGAGCAATGAATGTGGAGCTCTTTGTGAAGAATAGGGGCTTTGGCTGGCCATATATgaatcaaatgtcctttgatgtgCTTGGACATTTGAAAGTTCGGTCTTCAaacttttgaattgattgtgaacttgGGCCTCTCTTCTCTCGGCTTTGGCATCCATTTCCTTTAACAATTTCTCAAGAGATGAGGTGGGGTTGGGTGGTTCTATgtattgttgttgattttgtggaggttggtaggaattttgttgttgttgatacccTTGTTGGTATCCTTGTTGTTGGTTGTATGATTGTTGAGGTGGTTGGTTTGGTTGATAGCCTTGTTGTTGGTATGGAGGGTTGCGGTTGCGGTTGCGGTTGCGGTAGTTGTCTCTTTGATGAGGTGGGATGCAGTTTGGATTTTCATGTTGCCTTTGACCTCGTTAGTTGAAGCAttggccttggttttgattgtattgCCTATAATGGTCGGGCTTTGGTGGAGGCATGTATTGAGGTTGTTGATACTTGGGGTCCAATGGTTGCCCCGCATAGGAAATTTTTGGGTCTTGATTAGGAAAGGCACGGTAGAAGGTCTCATGGCGTTGGTAGGAGACTCTCGGTGCACCTTGTCCTTGAAGAGCAAAGCACTCTTGTTGATCATCTTGTGGAATAGATGAACAATACTCAATGGTGTGCCCCACACAgccacaataatcgcaaaacATTTGAGGAGGATAGTGCCTAGGTGGAGACCTAGGTTCTTGGACATAATAGACCTTGGAATGGCTAGGTCCGCCCTCATTGTCATGATTTGAATCCCCATGCTTCTTCCCCATTTTGAACTCTTCAAATTCCTTTGTCAAAGTATCCAATTTTGCCTTGTACTCCGTCTCTATCTTGGAAGGTCCTTCACTTTTGTAGTCCACATATCTAGCATAACTACTCTCCATACTATCAAAATTTCCGCCGGATGCCGCCACGATCATGTCCCAAAACCTTTGCTCAAAATTTTGGAAAAAGGTTTGGGTGGTCATCCATTTTGGGATGTCATGGTGTTGACAAGATGAGAGGAGATCTCTAAAACGTTCCCAAGCTTCACTTAGAGTTTCCATGGGTCTTTGTTTGAAGGTTTGAATCTTATGGCGAATTCTTGCGGTCTTAGATGGTGGGTAGAACTTGTTGATGAAAGCCTTGGATAAAGCTTCCCAAGTGATAAACGTGCCCGGCTCATGAGAATTCAACCACTTCTTAGCATTGTCTTTCAAGGTGATGGGAAAGATCATTAAGAGAATTTGCTCTTCGGTTACACCGTTGTGCTTGATAGAGCTTGCTTTCTCTTTGAATGAGATGAAATGTTGGTGTGCATCCTCACTTTTCATCCCATGGAAGACATCTTGTTGCATGTAGTTGATCACAtggtgtcgaatttcaaatgtatTGGGAGCGAGAGCTCCATAGTTAATAGCCGAACAAGCATGGTTGGGGTCCGGCCTATTGTAATATCCTATAGGTTGGTCCGCCATATCGTCATTTATGAGATTATTTCGTGGAGATTCGGTATCATTTGTATGGATGGAATGTTGTGAATGTGTTGGTGAATTTTGTGGTGAGTTGGTGGAAGAGTTTTGTGGTGGAGAGTTATGTGGAATGTGAAGGGGTGATAGGGTGGAGGAAGAGGGTGGTTGGTTTAAATTATCAATTGTGGAATTTTGGATGATTGGTGGGTTAAGAATGGGTGGGGATCCTCGAATTGCCGAAAGAGctaatcttcttcttgcccggaaTGTCTTCTCGATCTCGTGATCAAGTGGGAAAAGAGGTCCGATGTAGCACCTATTCATGCACTTAAAAAAAGATCAAATAGTCCTAATGCAAGAGTTGCATTAGGACATGGGGAGAAAACAAACAAGCAACAAATAAAAGAATTAAGCCTAGATGAAAACAAATAATCCTATCCGAAATtgtcgtccccggcaacggcgccaaaaacttgttaTGGTTTTTATTTGTATTAGCTTCGCAAGTGTACGAATGAACGTTGTAGCTTGCAAAGGTCGAACCCTAGGGACGGAATTATGGTTCTAAGATCATTTGTTTAAACTACTAGTTTAGTTCGATTAAAGGAAGAGGATTGATTTAAATTAGCTAAGAAGCAAGACTAGAGCAAGAGAAAGAACAACTAAGTGTTTAACAtgataaaagacaatggttaAGAGAACTAGGATATCGGGTTCACTCATTTAGGGAAGGGGGGCCAAGAACATAGATAGGCAAAACCAAGAGCATGCAAGAGGAAGACTCGATCTCTCAATGTGAGACTAACCCCTAAAATAGGATTGATTAAGCTCTCACCTAATTAACACAACCTTGATTTTAACATGTGCTTCCTAATTACTAGTCAAGCTCTCACCTAACAAGTAGAAAGATAGATtaaatgtgtaacacccccatactccaagtgccttaccaggaccactcaggtataaggatgctaccatctcggttacccgaggcatga is a genomic window containing:
- the LOC141631673 gene encoding uncharacterized protein LOC141631673, yielding MDNTKKGKVSDYIEDDENFVLEEIVDERNQERVVERDQGKGKEANEVANTKQASTPEKANNPPIPFPNRSRVMNEERKFSKFLDMLKKLEVSLPFTNVVTQMPLYTKFLKDVLTKKRSIGGDGLVSLRGECSAILLNPMPKKLQDPCSFSIPFTVGNMSIKRALCDIGASVSILPLPIARKVGLHDMIPTSMTLQLADRSVQRPMGVIEDVPIKVGNFYILVDLVVLDIPEDQQTPIILGRPFLATGDVNISVKEGKLTFKVGGM